The following are encoded together in the Candidatus Hydrogenedentota bacterium genome:
- a CDS encoding DUF1080 domain-containing protein has product MMKRMLFAAMVAGLAVAPAVLGGEAHAQDYAEGWINLFDGETLFGLQALGDTEWEVSDGVLSCKQGTGGWIATTGRWGDFELTMKIRVAPKQTAAVVVRAPLSGHPSENGSVVIPVRGAESGYDWQEVSVVAEGNAVKAKINGQDAAVAAPGSAIGYIGILYQGGRVEASGIKLRPLTMKPIFNGTDLTGWNIIPEHKSVFTVEDGAIRIKNGNGQIETDGLYKNFVLQLDIFSNGDHLNSGVFFRGPKGVFWKGYESQVRNEWKDERTNPVDFGTGGLYAIQPARSVVSSDREWFYKTLLCDGNHFAVWINGYAVSDFLDMRPAVDNSDGKAGYVGAAGTIHLQGHDPTTDLSFKNIRLQEYPSGE; this is encoded by the coding sequence ATGATGAAACGCATGTTGTTTGCTGCGATGGTAGCTGGTTTGGCGGTGGCGCCGGCAGTTCTGGGGGGCGAGGCGCATGCGCAGGATTACGCGGAAGGGTGGATCAACCTGTTTGATGGCGAGACGCTCTTCGGGCTGCAGGCCCTGGGGGATACGGAATGGGAGGTCTCGGATGGCGTGTTGTCGTGCAAACAGGGCACAGGCGGCTGGATCGCCACGACGGGCCGGTGGGGCGATTTTGAGCTTACCATGAAGATCCGCGTGGCGCCGAAGCAGACGGCGGCGGTGGTGGTACGGGCGCCGCTTTCGGGCCATCCCTCCGAGAACGGCAGCGTGGTTATTCCGGTCCGGGGCGCCGAATCGGGCTATGACTGGCAAGAGGTGAGCGTTGTTGCCGAGGGGAATGCGGTCAAGGCGAAGATCAACGGGCAGGACGCGGCTGTTGCGGCACCGGGTAGCGCTATTGGCTACATCGGCATCCTGTACCAGGGCGGACGCGTCGAGGCAAGCGGCATCAAGCTGCGTCCGCTTACGATGAAGCCCATCTTCAACGGGACGGACCTGACGGGTTGGAACATTATTCCCGAGCACAAATCGGTGTTCACGGTGGAAGACGGCGCGATCCGCATCAAGAACGGCAACGGCCAGATCGAGACCGACGGGTTGTACAAGAATTTCGTCCTGCAGTTGGACATCTTCTCAAACGGCGACCACCTGAACAGCGGCGTCTTCTTCCGCGGCCCGAAGGGTGTGTTTTGGAAGGGGTACGAGTCGCAGGTGCGCAACGAATGGAAAGATGAGCGGACGAATCCCGTCGATTTCGGCACGGGCGGTTTGTACGCGATCCAGCCGGCCCGGAGCGTGGTCTCGAGCGATCGGGAGTGGTTCTACAAGACCCTCCTGTGCGACGGCAACCATTTTGCGGTGTGGATCAACGGGTATGCGGTGAGTGATTTCCTCGATATGCGTCCGGCGGTCGACAACAGCGACGGCAAGGCCGGGTACGTTGGGGCGGCCGGTACGATTCACCTGCAGGGGCATGACCCGACAACCGACTTGTCGTTCAAGAACATCCGTCTTCAGGAATACCCCTCGGGTGAATAG
- a CDS encoding ATP-binding protein: protein MSLRQKVLLALVIPTLLLAAVGIVGVSSLHRLSRSARDILSDNYRTIQDARRMERALRAIESLLQSNGFSAAAPSPVSQQAQAFEEALIGCEGNITEAGESDILKSVRATWEELETRLDAGGTGTNEPAHDPVTMKMVFSIFQQIDDLIDTNEKGMFARERRTLLSARWAVGLMATSLLSALLVLVVFAQVAARRIARPIQEVAENLHDTLKTTTLADDGSTRPGDEIKRLRTELDNLLKRLALHKDEEASRFMRLQERLALVVEEVQEGLILTDESLEVLVMNKRGRELLGVEGGAVPGENLRQMPLKEAVRKALLPIFEEPQSAKRDLAEFKIESQGAERVYRPRILPVTSDDDGRANGYLMVFWDVTEERRFEESRRSFIAMLSHQLKTPVTSLAMSVSLLWERFHGRAPEGDELLSIAKDDCLALSNLVNELVDAARDVTSNLALRLRRLDLASLLREALRPLAPLAREREIDLRDAMGAQPVFVLADPVKLPWVVTNIVGNALRYTPAGGVVRIALGVERGMVSIVISDTGAGIARDDIKQIFLPFASVRRDPRPGLHGLGLAIAREIIEAHQGSIDVESELGRGTTFTIRFPIAAGAAP from the coding sequence ATGTCTTTACGGCAGAAAGTGTTGCTGGCCCTGGTGATTCCCACATTGTTGCTGGCGGCTGTGGGGATCGTCGGGGTCTCCTCGCTCCATCGTCTCTCGCGGTCGGCCCGAGATATCTTGTCGGACAACTACCGGACCATCCAGGACGCGCGCCGGATGGAGCGGGCCCTGCGCGCCATCGAAAGCCTCCTGCAAAGCAATGGCTTCTCCGCCGCCGCCCCGTCGCCGGTGTCGCAGCAGGCGCAGGCGTTCGAGGAGGCACTGATCGGGTGCGAAGGAAACATCACCGAAGCGGGGGAATCGGACATCCTCAAGAGCGTCCGGGCAACCTGGGAAGAGCTCGAGACACGGCTGGACGCCGGCGGCACGGGAACCAACGAGCCGGCGCATGACCCGGTCACTATGAAAATGGTGTTTTCCATCTTCCAACAAATCGACGACCTGATCGACACCAATGAGAAAGGGATGTTCGCGCGGGAACGCCGCACACTTCTTAGCGCACGGTGGGCCGTGGGACTGATGGCAACATCGTTGCTGTCCGCGTTGCTCGTGCTGGTTGTGTTCGCCCAGGTCGCTGCACGGCGCATCGCACGCCCCATCCAGGAAGTCGCCGAAAACCTGCACGACACACTCAAAACCACCACTCTGGCTGACGACGGGTCCACGCGCCCCGGCGACGAAATCAAGCGGCTGCGCACCGAGTTGGACAACCTTCTCAAACGTCTGGCGCTCCATAAGGACGAGGAGGCAAGCCGGTTCATGCGGCTCCAGGAACGGCTCGCTCTCGTCGTCGAAGAGGTCCAGGAGGGCCTCATCCTGACGGACGAAAGCCTCGAGGTCCTCGTAATGAATAAGCGTGGACGCGAGTTGCTCGGCGTGGAGGGAGGGGCCGTCCCCGGCGAGAACCTGCGGCAGATGCCCTTGAAAGAAGCGGTCCGAAAGGCCCTCTTGCCCATCTTCGAGGAGCCGCAGTCTGCCAAGCGCGACCTCGCGGAATTCAAAATCGAGTCGCAAGGCGCCGAGCGCGTGTACCGGCCCCGCATCCTTCCGGTAACATCAGACGACGATGGGCGCGCTAACGGGTATCTCATGGTCTTCTGGGACGTCACCGAGGAGCGGCGTTTCGAGGAGTCCCGCCGCAGTTTCATTGCGATGTTGTCGCATCAACTGAAAACCCCCGTGACGTCGCTGGCCATGTCCGTGAGCCTCTTGTGGGAACGTTTCCACGGGCGGGCGCCGGAAGGCGATGAGCTGCTCTCGATTGCGAAGGACGACTGTCTGGCCCTGTCAAACCTGGTAAACGAACTGGTGGACGCCGCCCGCGACGTAACATCGAACCTCGCACTCCGGCTGCGCCGGCTCGATCTGGCGTCACTCCTGCGGGAAGCCCTGCGTCCATTGGCGCCCCTCGCAAGGGAAAGAGAAATCGACCTGCGGGATGCTATGGGCGCCCAACCCGTCTTCGTGCTGGCGGACCCCGTAAAACTGCCGTGGGTGGTGACCAATATCGTGGGCAATGCGCTCCGGTATACCCCAGCAGGCGGGGTGGTCCGCATCGCGCTGGGCGTCGAGCGCGGAATGGTCTCCATCGTCATTTCCGATACGGGAGCAGGAATCGCACGCGACGACATCAAGCAGATCTTCCTCCCCTTCGCGTCCGTGCGGCGCGACCCGCGACCGGGACTCCACGGGCTCGGGCTGGCAATTGCACGAGAGATCATTGAAGCGCATCAAGGCAGCATCGACGTTGAAAGTGAGCTGGGCAGGGGAACAACCTTCACTATCCGTTTCCCAATAGCCGCAGGAGCAGCGCCATGA
- a CDS encoding sigma-54 dependent transcriptional regulator encodes MSNILVLDDDTHIQRTLDIMLRNDGHSVICAGSAEEALERANRHPVDIALVDLQLPGMSGLDFLRKLREQHPDAVAIIITAYGSIETAVESMKEGAHDYLTKPFSPEQVRHRLRQIEEMRGLKAEVRGLRRRLGDEEHNEFPTRNPAVFHVLELARTVADVDATVLITGESGTGKNLLARLIHSWSPRQNAPFAVVDCTCFQETLLESELFGHKRGTFTGAVFDKPGKVEAAQGGTLFLDEVGETPAPLQGKLLRLVEDRVYERLGDPTPRTMDARIIAATNRNLYEMVAERLFRQDLFYRLSVVELSIPALRHRPEDVPLLAERFINEFNRVHGRAVGAMDPEVAALLVQYSWPGNVRELANLIERAILLCSGDTLHKEHLPPRVLAGQPAPGQPDEVIPLAELEESHIRRALALGLPFEEAASRLGIDPSTLWRKRKKYNI; translated from the coding sequence ATGAGCAACATCCTCGTCCTCGACGACGACACTCATATCCAGCGCACGCTGGACATCATGCTGCGGAACGACGGGCATTCCGTCATATGCGCCGGTTCCGCGGAGGAGGCCCTCGAACGCGCCAACCGCCATCCGGTCGACATCGCCCTCGTCGACTTGCAGCTTCCCGGAATGAGCGGGCTGGACTTCCTCCGGAAACTCCGCGAGCAGCATCCTGACGCGGTGGCGATCATCATTACCGCATACGGCTCGATTGAGACCGCCGTGGAATCCATGAAAGAGGGCGCCCATGACTATCTTACGAAGCCCTTCTCTCCCGAACAGGTGCGGCATCGTCTGCGCCAGATCGAGGAAATGCGCGGCCTCAAAGCCGAAGTGCGCGGGTTGCGCCGCAGGCTGGGCGATGAGGAACACAACGAGTTCCCCACGCGAAACCCCGCCGTATTCCACGTGCTCGAACTCGCCCGTACGGTTGCCGACGTAGACGCAACGGTCCTCATCACCGGCGAAAGCGGCACGGGCAAGAACCTCCTCGCCCGCCTCATCCATTCCTGGAGCCCACGGCAAAATGCCCCGTTCGCCGTTGTCGATTGCACCTGCTTCCAGGAGACCCTGCTCGAGTCCGAGTTGTTTGGCCACAAGCGGGGAACGTTTACCGGCGCCGTGTTCGACAAGCCGGGCAAGGTCGAGGCCGCGCAGGGAGGAACCCTGTTCCTCGACGAAGTGGGCGAGACCCCCGCGCCGCTACAGGGCAAGCTGTTGCGGCTGGTTGAAGACCGCGTCTACGAGCGCTTGGGCGACCCGACCCCGCGCACCATGGACGCACGCATTATCGCCGCAACAAACCGCAACCTCTACGAGATGGTTGCCGAGAGGTTGTTCCGGCAGGATTTGTTCTACCGGCTGAGCGTTGTCGAACTGAGCATTCCGGCGTTGCGTCACCGCCCGGAAGACGTCCCTCTCCTTGCGGAACGGTTCATCAACGAGTTCAACCGCGTCCACGGCAGGGCCGTCGGCGCCATGGACCCTGAGGTCGCGGCCCTGCTGGTCCAGTATTCCTGGCCGGGAAACGTGCGCGAACTCGCGAATCTCATCGAACGGGCTATCCTGCTGTGTTCGGGGGATACCCTGCACAAAGAGCATCTTCCTCCCCGGGTCCTCGCCGGACAGCCCGCACCGGGCCAGCCGGACGAAGTGATCCCCCTGGCCGAACTCGAGGAAAGCCACATTCGCAGGGCGCTGGCACTCGGATTACCTTTCGAAGAAGCCGCCTCCCGCCTCGGTATCGACCCGTCCACACTCTGGCGGAAACGCAAGAAGTACAACATCTGA
- a CDS encoding TrkH family potassium uptake protein, with product MLTLTLNYRFIAKWLGTVALISGCLFLPSIGWAIYYGEYAAIPGILLASAIAWACGGVFSLIGRKASNRLFQREALAIVALSWVVIGLLGALPFICTDTIGPAGAIFESISGFTTTGASVLDNVEAVPKSILFWRSFTHWLGGMGIILLFITVLPYLGAGGKLLVKTESSGPDPKAVRPRVKQSAVILFKIYLGLTVIQVVALLCTGKMDLFESICHAFGALATGGFSTRQMSIAAYDSVAVEIIIIASMISGATSFALYVGILDGNWKSLFQNTEWRALILVLTVSTLLVALNAAGYLGEPQLTPPGAAAAAAASPPSFAHALRASAFSVTSMMTNTGYTTDDYDTWPYFSRMLLVVLMFIGGSAGSTAGGMKVIRSVMLLKMLRHRLETTFCPYTVRALRVDGHVISDDTQRGVLLFVLAYILCFVVCSLVMSLFGLPYDSATSAVATCMSNTGPGLGLVGGAETYSIVPPAGLLFLSFCMILGRLEVLTILVLLMPTFWRAR from the coding sequence ATGCTCACATTGACACTGAATTACCGGTTCATAGCAAAATGGCTCGGCACCGTCGCCCTGATCTCGGGCTGCCTGTTCCTGCCGTCGATAGGATGGGCCATATACTACGGCGAATACGCGGCCATTCCCGGCATCCTCTTGGCATCCGCGATTGCATGGGCCTGCGGAGGCGTGTTCTCTCTCATCGGGCGGAAGGCTTCGAACCGCCTGTTCCAGCGCGAGGCCCTCGCCATCGTAGCGCTGAGTTGGGTCGTCATCGGATTACTCGGCGCATTGCCATTCATCTGTACCGATACCATTGGTCCCGCAGGCGCGATCTTCGAGAGCATCTCCGGGTTCACGACGACGGGGGCGAGCGTCCTCGACAACGTTGAGGCGGTCCCGAAGAGCATTCTATTCTGGCGCTCATTCACGCACTGGCTGGGCGGGATGGGCATCATCCTGCTGTTCATCACGGTGCTCCCCTACCTGGGCGCCGGGGGAAAGCTGCTGGTCAAGACCGAGTCATCCGGGCCCGACCCGAAGGCAGTGCGCCCGCGCGTGAAACAGAGCGCCGTGATCCTGTTCAAGATCTACCTGGGTCTGACGGTGATACAGGTCGTGGCCTTGCTGTGCACGGGCAAGATGGACCTGTTCGAGTCTATCTGCCACGCTTTCGGCGCGCTGGCCACGGGCGGATTCTCCACGAGGCAGATGAGCATCGCGGCATACGACAGCGTCGCGGTCGAGATAATCATCATCGCCTCCATGATTTCCGGAGCAACCAGTTTTGCCCTGTACGTCGGCATCCTGGACGGAAACTGGAAGAGTCTCTTCCAAAACACCGAATGGCGCGCCTTGATCCTCGTGCTCACCGTATCCACGCTTCTTGTGGCACTGAACGCCGCGGGATATCTGGGCGAACCGCAGCTCACGCCTCCGGGCGCTGCCGCAGCCGCGGCTGCATCCCCGCCCTCGTTCGCACATGCCCTGCGCGCGTCCGCATTCAGCGTCACGTCCATGATGACGAACACGGGGTACACGACGGACGATTACGACACATGGCCCTACTTCTCCCGGATGCTGCTCGTCGTCCTCATGTTTATTGGGGGCTCGGCCGGCTCGACCGCGGGCGGCATGAAGGTTATCCGGAGCGTGATGCTCCTGAAGATGCTTCGCCACCGGCTCGAAACGACGTTTTGCCCCTACACCGTCCGGGCGCTCCGCGTAGACGGTCACGTGATCTCGGACGACACCCAGCGGGGCGTCCTGCTCTTCGTGCTCGCTTACATCCTGTGTTTTGTGGTCTGTTCCCTGGTCATGTCGCTGTTCGGCCTGCCCTACGATTCGGCGACTTCGGCCGTGGCCACCTGCATGAGCAACACGGGCCCGGGACTGGGCCTTGTGGGGGGGGCCGAGACCTACTCGATCGTGCCGCCGGCGGGGCTCCTGTTCTTGTCGTTCTGCATGATACTGGGGCGTCTCGAAGTGCTCACCATCCTTGTGCTGCTGATGCCAACCTTCTGGCGCGCCAGATAG
- a CDS encoding alpha-L-fucosidase — translation MKDAEGPYKPVWESLDRHSAPEWFDDAKLGMFVDWGLYSVAGWAARKPQGAMYPDWYLFNMYREEARDYHQKTWGESFERDDFISLFTARKYNAEALAELALGAGMKYIVPFCKHHDGFCLWDCSYTERDAVDMGPKRDLIRPMVEACRARGLKFGFYFSVDEWEYPTIDEQGAKHVRLWGQGPVRVMPYDKKEMRGKIGGKRPVRDFVAEYIVPQAREFIVKYDPDILWFDGEWDLPPEARGTWDITAFFYNNAEGRKAVAVNDRFGAGTRARHGDFFTSEFHDGNLSLTHKWEECRPIGQSYGYNREDEDDNVLSSAQLIQLFVDTVSQGGNLLLIVNLTGPGALAEMEVTRLNALGAWLKVNGEAIYATRRHRVTREGDTRYTQSKDGKYVYAILPAWPEEPVVLNSVRAVPGSEIRILGLPHETLWTQDDDALTVTIPGVPAGKMPCECAYALRIEAGS, via the coding sequence ATGAAAGACGCGGAAGGTCCGTATAAACCGGTGTGGGAATCGCTGGACCGGCATTCGGCGCCGGAATGGTTTGACGATGCCAAACTGGGGATGTTCGTCGATTGGGGCCTGTATTCGGTGGCGGGGTGGGCGGCCCGCAAACCCCAGGGCGCCATGTACCCCGACTGGTATCTGTTCAACATGTACCGAGAGGAGGCGCGCGACTACCACCAGAAAACGTGGGGTGAATCGTTTGAGCGCGATGATTTCATTTCTCTGTTTACCGCGAGGAAGTACAACGCGGAAGCGCTGGCGGAGCTCGCTCTCGGCGCCGGTATGAAATACATCGTGCCGTTCTGCAAACACCACGACGGGTTCTGTCTTTGGGATTGCAGTTATACCGAGCGTGATGCAGTGGACATGGGACCGAAGCGCGATCTGATCCGGCCCATGGTTGAAGCGTGCCGCGCACGCGGGCTCAAGTTCGGTTTCTATTTCTCGGTGGACGAATGGGAATATCCGACCATTGACGAGCAGGGCGCCAAGCACGTGCGGCTATGGGGCCAAGGGCCGGTGCGGGTCATGCCTTACGATAAAAAGGAGATGCGGGGCAAGATCGGCGGCAAACGGCCGGTCCGCGATTTTGTGGCCGAGTACATTGTGCCGCAAGCTAGGGAATTCATCGTGAAGTATGATCCTGACATTCTGTGGTTTGATGGTGAATGGGATTTGCCGCCTGAAGCCCGGGGCACATGGGATATCACGGCGTTCTTCTACAACAATGCCGAGGGCCGCAAGGCCGTGGCCGTCAATGACCGTTTCGGGGCAGGCACGCGTGCCAGACACGGGGATTTTTTCACGAGCGAGTTCCACGATGGCAACCTGTCGCTCACGCACAAATGGGAAGAGTGCCGGCCCATCGGCCAGTCCTACGGATACAATCGCGAGGACGAGGACGATAACGTCCTTTCGTCCGCGCAGCTTATTCAGCTGTTTGTGGACACGGTCTCGCAAGGGGGAAACCTGCTGCTGATAGTGAACCTCACAGGTCCCGGCGCTTTGGCGGAGATGGAGGTGACGCGTCTAAATGCGTTGGGCGCGTGGCTCAAAGTGAATGGAGAGGCCATCTATGCCACGCGGCGGCATCGTGTGACGAGAGAGGGCGACACCCGATACACGCAGAGCAAAGACGGCAAATACGTCTATGCTATCTTGCCGGCATGGCCTGAAGAGCCGGTCGTTCTGAATTCCGTCCGGGCGGTGCCCGGCTCAGAGATCAGGATCTTGGGATTGCCGCACGAGACATTGTGGACTCAGGACGACGACGCGCTGACCGTAACGATTCCTGGCGTCCCTGCCGGGAAGATGCCCTGCGAGTGCGCGTATGCATTGCGGATAGAGGCGGGGTCGTAG
- a CDS encoding patatin-like phospholipase family protein, with protein MTGGCAVIRLADFYAPAVRFDRPNNKPLPPREDPAVTSAVDQWAALAGEERQRYPTPYHLYVDTPAPGTFEGGHIVGLAFSGGGTRGTVFCAVCLKEIERLGPIVVDAPDGRKEINLLDEVDYVSGVSTGAIPAAAFALRQSPHCPRQLAYNGWPDCFNVGVTAYSLKRLFIRPDRFLRDMAFDMNTRPTAAGGVAGLFFEGNPYKTGGGLAFRDLPPAPVLLIGATLVDDPGAPFVQTRMPYRYALDKYPELPWGVGVQSFESFHSDPMVYALGEACYNSSAYPGFLRAGLMRMQDDPGWILENLEPQTRERMAKARFQSGFEHTYTIKDGGLVDNRGIDPIDRLFETLVEKGTAKSQPLLIALDAGYRELRKPEPGRRLIKKGWMTEAYDSSSAAWRTGQEAYERLHEEHVEAGLYALARFRYVAWLRYLRPEDVLKPSGSCQPGPDAAEPEQPCPATDYLTDLCRREPLVGNPARLLEITRAVGTTLGKLTPSEMAAIRITARFAVWHEKDALLDWASARHNGAPARFAYPQNSARFVSD; from the coding sequence ATGACCGGGGGGTGCGCCGTCATCCGCTTGGCCGATTTCTATGCGCCAGCGGTCCGTTTTGACCGTCCCAACAACAAGCCGCTGCCGCCCCGCGAAGACCCCGCTGTTACGAGCGCCGTCGATCAATGGGCGGCACTCGCCGGCGAGGAACGTCAACGGTATCCGACTCCTTACCACCTGTACGTTGACACCCCTGCTCCCGGTACGTTCGAAGGCGGCCATATCGTGGGCCTGGCATTCTCCGGGGGCGGCACGCGGGGCACGGTGTTTTGCGCAGTTTGCCTGAAGGAAATTGAACGGCTCGGACCCATTGTCGTCGACGCCCCGGACGGCCGGAAGGAGATAAACCTGCTGGATGAGGTGGACTACGTCTCCGGCGTTTCGACGGGGGCCATCCCCGCCGCCGCCTTTGCGCTGCGGCAGAGTCCGCACTGTCCGCGACAACTTGCTTACAATGGGTGGCCCGACTGCTTCAACGTCGGCGTCACCGCCTACTCGCTCAAGCGCCTGTTCATCCGGCCCGATCGTTTTCTGCGCGATATGGCGTTCGATATGAATACTCGCCCGACCGCCGCCGGCGGAGTGGCGGGGCTGTTCTTCGAAGGCAACCCCTACAAGACCGGCGGCGGACTTGCGTTTCGGGACCTTCCACCTGCCCCCGTACTTCTTATCGGGGCCACGCTTGTTGACGACCCCGGGGCGCCCTTCGTTCAAACGCGTATGCCCTACCGCTACGCACTCGACAAGTATCCGGAGCTTCCCTGGGGCGTTGGCGTCCAGAGTTTTGAGAGTTTCCATTCCGATCCCATGGTGTACGCCCTTGGTGAGGCCTGCTACAACAGTTCAGCATATCCTGGGTTCCTGCGCGCGGGGCTCATGAGAATGCAGGACGACCCGGGTTGGATTCTTGAGAATCTCGAGCCGCAAACGCGCGAACGCATGGCGAAGGCGCGATTCCAGAGCGGATTCGAGCACACCTACACCATAAAAGACGGGGGCCTCGTCGACAACCGCGGCATCGATCCCATCGACCGGCTCTTCGAGACCCTTGTTGAAAAGGGCACGGCCAAGAGCCAGCCCCTGCTCATCGCCCTTGATGCCGGGTATCGCGAGCTCCGTAAACCCGAACCGGGCCGGCGCCTCATCAAGAAGGGATGGATGACCGAGGCCTACGATTCCTCAAGCGCCGCTTGGCGCACTGGACAGGAAGCCTACGAGCGGCTCCACGAGGAACACGTCGAAGCCGGCCTTTATGCGCTGGCGCGGTTTCGATACGTCGCTTGGTTGCGTTATTTGCGGCCGGAAGACGTACTCAAGCCCTCCGGCTCCTGCCAGCCGGGTCCCGATGCCGCTGAACCGGAACAGCCTTGTCCCGCGACGGACTATCTCACGGATTTATGTCGAAGGGAGCCTCTGGTCGGCAATCCCGCCCGCCTCCTCGAAATCACTCGGGCCGTCGGGACCACCTTGGGTAAACTCACCCCTTCCGAAATGGCTGCCATCCGCATCACGGCCCGGTTTGCCGTCTGGCACGAGAAGGATGCGCTGCTCGATTGGGCTTCCGCCCGCCACAACGGCGCCCCCGCGCGTTTCGCATACCCACAGAACTCCGCACGGTTTGTCAGCGATTGA
- a CDS encoding dihydrodipicolinate synthase family protein, translating to MGADAQGQRRFTTDSKSKVGHFRGLMPIMATPVNADYELDLVSQRRQVEYCIQCGAVAVGHFAYASEFRKISDTDRSRLLDVVVEQVNGRIPFFAGITGKTRSDMLRYAREAEQRGADLIMASLPYEEEIDQAGALALFKEIAASAALPIIIQDVQQTTHVLTAGVVMRIAQETGRVHSIKAESDDFLTKTAELMGRFEGTMQVIGGAGGRHMIHLLRLGVTAFMTGTEAVELHAAAVAAYLQGDEEKAAAIYYGRILPYLVFYSSDNWLRNLKMMLHMRGILDTPNLCQPENDVPPAHGSVVMKEYQWALDRIGWRKTWPNIP from the coding sequence ATGGGAGCCGACGCGCAAGGTCAACGGAGATTCACAACGGACTCGAAGAGCAAGGTGGGCCACTTCCGGGGCCTGATGCCGATCATGGCCACGCCCGTGAATGCGGATTACGAGCTCGACCTGGTGAGTCAGCGCCGGCAGGTTGAGTATTGCATCCAATGCGGGGCCGTCGCGGTCGGCCACTTCGCCTACGCCTCAGAGTTCAGAAAGATCAGTGACACGGACCGTTCGCGACTGCTTGATGTGGTGGTCGAGCAAGTGAACGGACGCATTCCCTTCTTCGCGGGCATCACAGGCAAGACCCGCTCCGACATGCTGAGATACGCGCGTGAAGCGGAGCAACGAGGAGCAGATCTTATCATGGCTTCACTCCCCTATGAGGAGGAAATTGACCAGGCAGGCGCACTGGCCCTATTCAAGGAAATTGCCGCCAGCGCGGCCCTCCCAATCATTATCCAGGACGTCCAGCAAACCACCCACGTTTTGACCGCCGGCGTCGTGATGCGAATCGCGCAAGAGACCGGACGGGTCCACTCAATAAAGGCGGAATCCGATGACTTCCTGACCAAGACAGCCGAGCTTATGGGGCGTTTCGAAGGAACCATGCAGGTCATCGGCGGCGCGGGCGGACGCCACATGATCCACCTGCTGAGACTCGGCGTTACCGCGTTCATGACCGGCACCGAAGCCGTTGAGTTGCATGCCGCGGCCGTGGCAGCTTACCTCCAAGGTGATGAGGAGAAAGCCGCAGCCATTTACTACGGCCGGATTCTTCCCTACCTGGTTTTCTACAGTTCGGATAACTGGTTGCGGAATCTCAAGATGATGCTGCACATGCGGGGCATTCTTGACACGCCAAACCTGTGCCAGCCCGAGAACGACGTCCCTCCTGCTCACGGGTCTGTCGTTATGAAGGAATATCAGTGGGCGCTCGACCGGATTGGCTGGAGAAAGACGTGGCCCAACATCCCATAG